One genomic segment of Brassica napus cultivar Da-Ae chromosome A3, Da-Ae, whole genome shotgun sequence includes these proteins:
- the LOC106443876 gene encoding uncharacterized protein LOC106443876 translates to MASSKASYMLVSLLLVLVLADMDKALGEQIQLRNSKFISLLKPPVEKALSKIFGAREKELAKYFKKVQDAAGAIPPPPPSPACKPKDDECKGKVIKLNKQNLSKQINDLLKKLCKPNGNVCNRKNKLLIEDLLKKACKPNNEVVCKINFIKRINDFLKKAKSPPSP, encoded by the exons ATGGCGTCTTCTAAAGCATCTTACATGCTTGTCTCTCTCCTTCTCGTTCTTGTGCTTGCCGATATGGATAAAGCCCTGGGTGAACAAATTCAGCTCCGCAACAGCAAATTTATATCGTTACTTAAGCCGCCCGTAG AAAAAGCCCTTTCTAAGATTTTTGGGGCTAGAGAGAAGGAGCTGgcgaaatattttaaaaaagtccAGGACGCGGCGGGCGCTATACCTCCACCCCCTCCATCGCCGGCATGCAAACCTAAGGACGATGAATGTAAGGGAAAAGTGATCAAACTGAACAAACAGAACCTGAGCAAACAGATCAATGACTTGTTGAAGAAGTTATGCAAACCTAATGGCAACGTATGTAACAGAAAGAATAAACTACTGATCGAGGACTTATTGAAGAAGGCATGCAAACCTAATAATGAAGTCGTATGTaagataaattttatcaaacgtATCAATGACTTCTTGAAGAAGGCAAAATCCCCTCCATCGCCTTGA
- the LOC106438965 gene encoding probable inactive leucine-rich repeat receptor-like protein kinase At3g03770, translating into MVLCVAMEKHFFGMPLLLLVLLLSSIDRSTQLQSSQSQTLLRLQQLLHYPNVLNSWNNFTDFCNSEPNASLTVVCYEDSVTQLHIIGDRKAHMLPKSFSVDSFVTTLVKLPDVKVLTLVSLGLWGRLPEKINRLYSLEILNVSSNFLFGPIPHELSSLATLQTLILDENMFSGRVPDWIGSLPSLAVLSLRKNAFNGSLPSSLRTLSGLRVLSLANNRFNGDLPDLSRLTNLQVLDLEGNSFGPLFPRLSHKLVTLILSKNRFRSAVSSQEVSSLYQLQHLDLSFNTFVGPFPTSLMSLPAITYLNISHNKLTGRLSTNISCNSELMFVDLSSNLLTGSLPACLKPSSGTSRDVVYAGNCLATANEDQRPVSYCSNEALAVGILPKRRNRVSKLSIALGVTTGILGMILLVGALFVVLRRMNAKRTATKASPRLIKENASFGYTSKLLSDARYISQTMKLGALGLPSYRTFSLEELEYATNNFESSAFMGEGSQGQIYRGRLKDGSFVAIRCLKMKKSCSTQNLMHHIELIAKLRHRHLVSVLGHCFECYLDDSTVSRMFFVFEYVPNGELRSWISDGHMGRLLTWEQRISIAIGAAKGIQFLHTGIVPGVYDNNLRITDVLLDNNLAAKISSYNLPLLVEGLGKVGQVVSRTCPKGTPRCVKEEDKIDIYDFGVILLELIVGRPLRAKAQVDVLKEQLQASISGDDGARRSMVDPTVHRTCSDQSLKTMMEICVRCLIKDHLERPSIEDVLWNLQFASQVQEGWLQNSNPPSIRGSPSPAASSLPPPSRLHITTLESPRDSGYEEHER; encoded by the exons ATGGTCTTGTGTGTGGCTATGGAGAAACACTTTTTTGGCATGCCATTACTGCTTCTAGTTCTGCTTTTATCCTCCATAGACAGATCAACACAGCTTCAATCATCTCAATCTCAAACCCTTTTGAGGCTGCAACAGCTTCTCCACTATCCCAATGTCTTAAACAGCTGGAACAACTTCACAGACTTCTGCAACTCGGAGCCAAATGCCTCTCTAACCGTTGTGTGCTACGAAGATAGTGTAACGCAGCTCCACATTATAGGAGACAGGAAAGCTCACATGTTACCAAAGAGTTTCTCAGTAGACTCATTTGTCACTACTCTTGTTAAGCTCCCTGATGTTAAGGTTCTCACCTTAGTGTCCCTTGGATTATGGGGTCGGTTACCTGAGAAAATCAACCGTTTGTACTCGTTAGAGATTCTCAATGTGAGTTCTAACTTCCTCTTTGGACCCATTCCTCATGAACTCTCCTCTCTTGCAACCCTTCAGACACTCATACTCGATGAGAACATGTTTTCTGGTCGTGTACCGGATTGGATTGGTTCTTTACCGAGTTTAGCTGTGTTGAGCTTGAGAAAGAACGCATTCAACGGCTCATTACCTTCTTCATTACGTACCTTGTCAGGTCTTAGAGTGCTTTCTCTAGCTAATAACCGGTTTAATGGAGATTTACCTGATCTAAGCCGTTTGACAAACCTTCAAGTGCTTGACCTTGAAGGAAACTCTTTCGGACCGTTGTTTCCTCGGTTAAGTCACAAGTTGGTTACTCTTATACTCAGCAAGAACAGGTTTAGGTCGGCAGTATCATctcaagaagtgagttcttTGTATCAGCTTCAACATTTGGATCTTTCATTCAATACATTCGTTGGTCCGTTTCCCACTTCCTTGATGTCTCTCCCTGCCATAACTTACTTGAACATTTCACACAACAAACTCACCGGGCGGCTTTCGACAAATATTTCTTGCAACTCAGAGCTGATGTTTGTGGATCTCTCATCGAATCTTCTTACAGGAAGCTTGCCTGCTTGTCTTAAACCTAGTTCTGGAACTAGCAGAGATGTTGTCTATGCAGGTAACTGTTTAGCTACTGCAAATGAAGACCAGCGTCCAGTTTCTTATTGTAGCAATGAAGCTCTTGCTGTTGGAATCCTACCAAAGAGGAGGAACAGGGTTTCCAAGTTGAGTATTGCCCTAGGGGTAACCACAGGCATTCTTGGAATGATTCTCCTTGTTGGTGCATTGTTTGTGGTTCTCAGGAGAATGAATGCTAAGAGAACAGCAACGAAAGCTTCACCAAGATTGATCAAAGAGAatgcttcatttggatacacaTCAAAGCTACTCTCAGATGCAA GGTATATCTCTCAGACAATGAAGCTAGGAGCACTAGGTCTTCCTTCTTACAGGACATTCTCTCTGGAAGAACTTGAGTATGCAACAAACAACTTTGAATCCTCTGCTTTCATGGGTGAAGGTTCTCAAGGACAG ATTTATAGAGGAAGGTTAAAAGATGGATCCTTTGTGGCAATAAGATGTTTGAAAATGAAGAAAAGTTGCAGCACCCAAAACCTGATGCATCACATTGAGCTCATAGCTAAACTGAGGCACCGTCATTTGGTTAGCGTGCTAGGGCATTGTTTTGAGTGCTATTTAGATGATTCAACAGTCAGCAGAATGTTCTTTGTCTTTGAATATGTCCCAAATGGAGAACTCAGGAGCTGGATCTCAG ATGGGCATATGGGAAGATTGCTTACTTGGGAACAACGCATAAGCATAGCCATAGGTGCAGCAAAAGGGATCCAGTTCTTGCATACTGGTATTGTACCTGGTGTTTATGATAACAACCTAAGAATAACAGACGTTTTGCTTGATAATAACCTCGCTGCAAAAATCAGTAGCTATAACCTTCCATTGCTAGTGGAAGGTCTTGGAAAG GTGGGGCAAGTAGTATCTCGAACCTGTCCCAAAGGCACTCCAAGGTGtgttaaagaagaagataagatCGATATCTATGACTTTGGAGTGATCTTACTTGAACTTATAGTGGGAAGACCACTGAGAGCAAAGGCTCAAGTCGATGTTCTTAAAGAACAG TTACAAGCAAGCATTTCAGGGGATGATGGAGCGCGTAGGAGCATGGTGGATCCAACTGTCCATAGAACTTGTTCAGACCAATCACTCAAGACGATGATGGAGATATGTGTAAGGTGTCTCATCAAAGACCATTTAGAACGGCCTTCCATTGAAGATGTCCTGTGGAATCTTCAGTTTGCTTCTCAAGTCCAAGAAGGCTGGCTACAAAACAGCAATCCTCCGAGCATTCGCGGCTCGCCTTCTCCTGCAGCttcctctcttcctcctccCTCTCGTTTACACATAACAACACTTGAATCTCCCCGTGATTCAG GATATGAAGAACATGAGAGGTAG
- the LOC106438967 gene encoding 5-methyltetrahydropteroyltriglutamate--homocysteine methyltransferase 2 — protein MASHIVGYPRMGPKRELKFALESFWDGKSTADDLKKVSADLRSDIWKQMSAAGIKYIPSNTFAYYDQVLDTTAMLGAVPPRYGWNSGEIGFDVYFSMARGNASVPAMEMTKWFDTNYHYIVPELGPEVKFSYASHKAVNEYKEAKALGAETVPVLVGPVSYLLLSKLAKGVDKSFDLLSLLPKILPIYKEVIEELKGAGATWIQFDEPLFVMDLEGHKLQAFSGAYAELESTLSGLNVLVETYFADVPAEAYKTLTSLKGVTAFGFDLIRGTKTIDLIKSSFPEGKYLFAGVVDGRNIWANDLAASLITLQSLEGVVGKDKLVVSTSCSLLHTAVDLVNETKLDAEIKSWLAFAAQKVVEVDALAKALAGQTNQSFFSANAEALSSRRSSPRVTNQSVQKAAADLKGSDHRRATEVTARLDAQQKKLNLPILPTTTIGSFPQTVELRRVRREYKAKKISEEDYVKAIKEEIKKVVDIQEELDIDVLVHGEPERNDMVEYFGEQLSGFAFTANGWVQSYGSRCVKPPIIYGDVSRPKPMTVFWSSTAQSMTKRPMKGMLTGPVTILNWSFVRNDQPRHETCYQIALAIKDEVEDLEKGGIGVIQIDEAALREGLPLRKAEHSFYLDWAVHSFRITNCGVQDSTQIHTHMCYSHFNDIIHSIIDMDADVITIENSRSDEKLLSVFREGVKYGAGIGPGVYDIHSPRIPSTDEIADRVNKMLAVLEQNILWVNPDCGLKTRKYTEVKPALKNMVDAAKLIRSQLSTAK, from the exons atggcATCACACATTGTTGGATACCCTCGTATGGGACCTAAGAGAGAGCTCAAGTTCGCGTTGGAATCTTTCTGGGATGGCAAGAGCACTGCCGATGATTTGAAGAAGGTTTCAGCTGATCTCAGGTCTGACATCTGGAAACAGATGTCTGCAGCTGGGATTAAGTACATCCCAAGCAACACTTTTGCTTACTATGACCAGGTGTTGGACACCACCGCTATGCTCGGTGCTGTCCCTCCTAGATACGGATGGAACAGTGGCGAGATTGGTTTTGATGTTTACTTCTCCATGGCTAGAGGTAACGCCTCTGTTCCAGCCATGGAAATGACCAAGTGGTTTGACACCAACTA CCACTACATTGTCCCAGAGTTGGGCCCTGAAGTGAAGTTTTCTTATGCATCTCACAAGGCTGTGAATGAGtacaaggaggccaaagct CTTGGTGCTGAGACAGTCCCTGTACTTGTTGGTCCTGTCTCTTACTTGCTTCTTTCCAAGCTTGCAAAGGGTGTTGACAAGTCATTTGATCTTCTCTCCCTTCTCCCCAAAATCCTCCCAATCTACAA GGAAGTCATTGAGGAGCTTAAGGGAGCTGGTGCCACCTGGATTCAGTTTGATGAGCCTCTTTTTGTCATGGATCTTGAGGGTCACAAACTCCAGGCTTTTAGCGGTGCCTATGCTGAGCTGGAATCAACTCTCTCTGGTCTGAATGTTCTTGTGGAGACTTACTTCGCTGATGTCCCTGCTGAAGCATACAAGACCCTTACTTCCTTGAAGGGTGTGACTgcttttggatttgatttgattcgtgGAACCAAGACCATTGACTTGATCAAGTCTAGTTTCCCTGAGGGCAAGTATCTCTTTGCTGGTGTTGTTGATGGAAGGAACATTTGGGCCAATGACCTTGCTGCCTCTCTCATTACCTTGCAGTCACTTGAGGGAGTTGTTGGTAAAG ACAAGCTTGTGGTCTCAACCTCTTGCTCTCTTCTTCACACTGCTGTTGACCTTGTTAACGAGACTAAGCTCGATGCTGAAATCAAGTCTTGGCTAGCATTTGCTGCCCAAAAGGTCGTTGAAGTAGATGCATTGGCCAAGGCTTTGGCTGGTCAGACTAATCAg AGCTTCTTCTCTGCCAACGCAGAGGCTTTGTCTTCAAGGAGGTCTTCCCCAAGAGTCACCAACCAGTCTGTCCAGAAGGCT GCTGCTGATTTGAAGGGATCAGACCATCGCCGTGCTACTGAAGTTACCGCAAGACTAGATGCtcagcagaagaagctgaaccTTCCAATCCTCCCAACCACAACCATTGGTTCCTTCCCACAGACCGTTGAACTCAGGAGGGTTCGCCGTGAGTACAAGGCCAAGAA AATCTCTGAAGAGGATTACGTCAAGGCCATCAAGGAAGAGATCAAGAAAGTTGTTGACATCCAAGAGGAACTTGACATCGATGTTCTTGTCCACGGAGAGCCTGAG AGAAACGACATGGTTGAGTACTTTGGAGAGCAGTTGTCAGGTTTTGCATTCACAGCAAACGGATGGGTACAATCCTATGGATCTCGTTGTGTGAAGCCACCGATCATCTACGGTGACGTGAGCCGTCCCAAGCCAATGACTGTGTTCTGGTCTTCAACAGCTCAGAGCATGACTAAACGTCCCATGAAGGGTATGCTTACAGGACCAGTCACGATTCTTAACTGGTCTTTTGTCAGAAACGACCAGCCTAGGCACGAGACTTGTTACCAGATCGCTTTGGCTATCAAAGATGAAGTGGAAGACCTCGAGAAGGGAGGTATTGGAGTCATTCAGATCGATGAAGCTGCTCTTAGGGAAGGGTTGCCTCTTAGGAAAGCAGAACACTCTTTCTACTTGGACTGGGCTGTTCACTCTTTCAGGATCACTAATTGTGGTGTTCAAGACAGCACTCAG ATCCACACTCACATGTGCTACTCACATTTCAATGACATCATCCACTCCATCATCGACATGGACGCTGATGTTATCACCATTGAGAACTCACGTTCAGATGAGAAGCTTCTCTCTGTGTTCCGTGAAGGAGTGAAGTACGGTGCAGGTATTGGTCCTGGTGTTTACGACATCCACTCACCGAGAATCCCATCAACAGATGAGATTGCAGACAGGGTCAACA